A single window of Nicotiana tomentosiformis chromosome 1, ASM39032v3, whole genome shotgun sequence DNA harbors:
- the LOC104089471 gene encoding protein IRX15-LIKE-like, which produces MKANSAKLIVFHPSLHKQGSGTRITASPRIWFLVFLSFFTFAFALTFFTAKETLPSSKTSSVTSAVNSPLPAAVFDALLYYASVNSSTVSSRMSPVELNTIADVLRRCKKPCNFLVFGLTHETLLWHSLNHNGRTVFVDESAYLVSKLEEKHPGIEAYDVQFTTKVSELHDLLDYTKDQLKGECRPVQNLLFSDCKLGINDLPNHIYDVAWDVILIDGPRGFSSSAPGRMTAIYTTGVLARSKKGSVSKTHVFVHEIDREVERICSEEFLCGENLVETKELLGHFIVDKMEANRFEFCSNFDPSSSPSKSSSSSSV; this is translated from the coding sequence ATGAAGGCAAATAGTGCTAAGCTTATAGTTTTTCACCCTTCTCTTCACAAACAAGGATCAGGAACAAGAATCACTGCTTCTCCTCGCATTTGGTTTCTcgttttcctttcctttttcacTTTCGCTTTTGCACTTACTTTCTTCACCGCTAAGGAAACATTACCCAGTTCCAAAACCAGCTCCGTTACATCCGCCGTTAACTCTCCGTTACCGGCAGCTGTATTCGACGCGCTCCTTTATTATGCTTCTGTCAACTCTTCTACCGTCTCTTCTCGCATGTCACCGGTGGAGCTGAACACAATTGCAGATGTTCTCCGCCGATGCAAAAAACCTTGTAATTTCCTCGTTTTTGGACTCACACACGAAACCCTTCTCTGGCATTCACTCAACCACAACGGGCGCACTGTTTTTGTCGACGAAAGTGCTTATTTGGTCTCTAAATTAGAAGAAAAACACCCGGGGATCGAAGCTTACGATGTTCAGTTCACGACAAAAGTGAGTGAATTGCACGATTTGTTGGATTACACAAAAGATCAGCTCAAAGGCGAGTGTAGGCCCGTACAGAATCTTTTATTTTCTGATTGCAAATTGGGCATAAATGACTTGCCAAATCACATATACGATGTGGCGTGGGACGTGATTTTAATAGATGGGCCACGTGGGTTTTCCTCGTCGGCGCCGGGAAGGATGACGGCGATATACACCACCGGTGTATTAGCTCGGAGCAAGAAAGGTAGTGTAAGTAAAACGCACGTGTTTGTTCACGAAATTGATAGAGAAGTTGAGAGAATTTGCAGTGAAGAGTTTTTATGCGGTGAGAATTTGGTTGAAACGAAGGAATTGTTGGGGCATTTTATTGTGGACAAAATGGAGGCTAATAGGTTTGAATTTTGTTCAAATTTTGATCCTTCTTCATCTCCTTCAaaatcatcatcttcttcaagtGTTTGA